The nucleotide sequence GATGTTCGTTGTCGTTGGCGTCGCGTTCGCGTGGGGCTCGGCAGTGAACTACAGCTTTGGCTCCTCGGCCCGCCCCGGGCCTGGTTACTTCCCCTTCGGGCTGGGCGTGCTGCTCGCCGTGCTGGGCGGGGTGGTGCTGTTCAAGGCACTGACGATCGAGTCGGAGGGCGGACAGCCCGTCGGCGCCTTCGCCTGGAAGCCGCTGGTGATCGTCGTCGGCGCGATCATCGTGTTCGGCTTCGCCCTGCCGCGGCTGGGCATGATCATCACGCTGCCGCTGCTGATCACCCTCTCCTCGTTCGCCAGCGACGAGTTCCGCTGGCGCGATGCGCTGCTCAGCAGCGTGGTCTTGACCGCGGGCAGCTACGCGATCTTCATCTGGGGTCTGAATCTCGTGATCCCCATCTGGCCAACCTTCCTGGGCGGCTGAGGAGTCACGCATGGATCTGATCAACAACCTGATGATGGGGTTCGGCACGGCGTTCACGCCGGAGAACCTCCTGTACGCCTTCGGCGGCGCGGTGCTCGGTACCCTGATCGGCGTGCTGCCGGGCCTGGGCCCGGTCGCTACGATCGCGATGCTGCTGCCTTCGATCTATTCGCTCGATGCGACGCCAGCGCTGATCATGCTCGCCGGCATCTATTACGGCGCGCAGTACGGCGGTTCGACAACGGCCATCCTGATCAACGTGCCCGGCGAGTCCTCGTCGGTAGTGACCGCGATCGACGGCTACCAGATGGCCCGGCAAGGTCGCGCCGGCGCCGCGCTGGCGGCGGCGGGCCTGGGCTCGTTCTTCGCCGGCTGCGTGGGCACGGTCATCATCGCGGCCTTCGCGCCGCCGCTGACGGAGCTGGCCTTCAAGTTCGGCCCCGCCGAGTACTTCTCGCTGATGGTGCTGGGCCTGATCGGCGCGGTGGTGCTGGCGTCGGGCTCGCTGGTCAAGGCGATCTCGATGATCCTGCTGGGGCTGCTGCTCGGGCAGGTCAACACAGACGTGATCTCGGGGACGCCACGGTTCTCGTTCGACGTGCCTGAACTGACGGACGGCATCAACTTCGTCGTGATCGCGATGGGCATCTTCGGCTTCGGCGAGATCATCGCGAACCTTGGCCAGCCGGCCGAGCATCGCGAGGTCTTCACCAAGAGCGTGAAGGGCCTGTGGCCGACCAAGCAGGACTTCCACGACGCCTGGCCGGCGGTGGTGCGCGGCACGGCGCTGGGTTCGGTGCTGGGCGTGCTGCCCGGTGGCGGCGCGCTGTTGGCATCGTTCGCGGCCTATACGCTGGAGAAGAAGATATCCAAGCACCCCGAGAAGTTCGGCAAGGGCGCCATCCAGGGCGTGGCGGGTCCCGAGTCGGCCAACAACGCCGGCGCGCAGACGTCCTTCATCCCGATGCTGACGCTGGGCATCCCGCCCAACGCGGTGATGGCGCTGATGGTCGGCGCGATGACCATCAAGGGCATCCAGCCAGGTCCGCAGGTGATGACCAGCAATCCGGAACTGTTCTGGGGGCTGATCGCCTCGATGTGGGTCGGCAACCTGATGCTGGTGATCTTGAACCTGCCGCTGATCGGCATCTGGATCAAGCTGCTGACGGTGCCCTACCGTTTCCTGTTCCCGGCCATCGTGGTGTTCTGCTGCATCGGCACCTACACGCTGAACAACAACAACTTCGACGTGTACATGACGGCGGCGTTCGCGGTGATCGGTTATCTCTTCTATAAGCTGAGCTGCGAGCCTGCACCGCTGCTGCTCGGCTTCATCCTCGGACCGATGATGGAAGAGAACCTGCGTCGCGCGCTGCTGCTGTCGCGTGGCGACTGGATGACGTTCATGTCCCGGCCGCTTTCCGCCGGCCTGCTGATCGCCGCCGCGCTGATGGTGATCGTGGTGATGCTGCCGTCGATCAAGAACAAACGCCAGGAAGCGTTCCAGGACGCAGATTGATTGGCTCCCGCCTTCAGGCTTCATCAAAGACCCGCCTCGGCGGGTCTTTTTCTTTGTGATTCCATGTCGCGTTCCAGAAGGAACAAGGGCTTAGCGATGTTCCGTGCGAGAGGCGTTCAACAGTCAATGACTTTTTCGCGTGACTCTTGCGAGCTGCTCTGCGAGCGTGCTACAGTCGCGGTCTTCGCTGCACAGACATCTGTCTTGCAGCGGTCCTCGAAGGAACTGTCGAGGATGTCGAATGACTGACCGGGCTTCGCCCGGTTTTCATTTGGCGGCGAGATTCTCGCAGTCGACGATGAAATTAATTTCTCTGACTGCTTGACGGATTCGAAAGAAATCGTTCATAATCTCGCTTCTGCGCTGCTGACGACAAGTCAGCGACGCGACGAAGTAAGTAGCAAGGGGCTGAGGCCTTGAGCGAAGGTTGCTTCGATGTTCTTTAATAATTTACAGCCGATAAGCGTGGGCGTCTGGACGAGCGACCTGAGAAGGTTAAATCGCTAGATGCTCACGGAAGAAAGAATGAAGCTATGAAAGTAGTCTTTGTTCGATTCCGTTGAGTTTATTCAAGATCGAACTGTAGAGTTTGATCCTGGCTCAGATTGAACGCTGGCGGCATGCCTTACACATGCAAGTCGAACGGTAACGCGGGGCAACCTGGCGACGAGTGGCGAACGGGTGAGTAATATATCGGAACGTGCCCAGTTGTGGGGGATAACTGCTCGAAAGAGCAGCTAATACCGCATACGACCTGAGGGTGAAAGCGGGGGATCGCAAGACCTCGCGCAATTGGAGCGGCCGATATCAGATTAGGTAGTTGGTGGGGTAAAGGCCTACCAAGCCTACGATCTGTAGCTGGTCTGAGAGGACGACCAGCCACACTGGGACTGAGACACGGCCCAGACTCCTACGGGAGGCAGCAGTGGGGAATTTTGGACAATGGGGGCAACCCTGATCCAGCCATGCCGCGTGCGGGAAGAAGGCCTTCGGGTTGTAAACCGCTTTTGTCAGGGAAGAAAAGACTCCTACTAATACTGGGGGTTCATGACGGTACCTGAAGAATAAGCACCGGCTAACTACGTGCCAGCAGCCGCGGTAATACGTAGGGTGCAAGCGTTAATCGGAATTACTGGGCGTAAAGCGTGCGCAGGCGGTTATGCAAGACAGATGTGAAATCCCCGGGCTCAACCTGGGAACTGCATTTGTGACTGCATGGCTAGAGTACGGTAGAGGGGGATGGAATTCCGCGTGTAGCAGTGAAATGCGTAGATATGCGGAGGAACACCGATGGCGAAGGCAATCCCCTGGACCTGTACTGACGCTCATGCACGAAAGCGTGGGGAGCAAACAGGATTAGATACCCTGGTAGTCCACGCCCTAAACGATGTCAACTGGTTGTTGGGAGGGTTTCTTCTCAGTAACGTAGCTAACGCGTGAAGTTGACCGCCTGGGGAGTACGGCCGCAAGGTTGAAACTCAAAGGAATTGACGGGGACCCGCACAAGCGGTGGATGATGTGGTTTAATTCGATGCAACGCGAAAAACCTTACCTACCCTTGACATGCCAGGAATCCTGCAGAGATGTGGGAGTGCTCGAAAGAGAACCTGGACACAGGTGCTGCATGGCCGTCGTCAGCTCGTGTCGTGAGATGTTGGGTTAAGTCCCGCAACGAGCGCAACCCTTGTCATTAGTTGCTACGAAAGGGCACTCTAATGAGACTGCCGGTGACAAACCGGAGGAAGGTGGGGATGACGTCAGGTCATCATGGCCCTTATGGGTAGGGCTACACACGTCATACAATGGCCGGGACAGAGGGCTGCCAACCCGCGAGGGGGAGCTAATCCCAGAAACCCGGTCGTAGTCCGGATCGCAGTCTGCAACTCGACTGCGTGAAGTCGGAATCGCTAGTAATCGCGGATCAGCTTGCCGCGGTGAATACGTTCCCGGGTCTTGTACACACCGCCCGTCACACCATGGGAGCGGGTTCTGCCAGAAGTAGTTAGCCTAACCGCAAGGGGGGCGATTACCACGGCAGGGTTCGTGACTGGGGTGAAGTCGTAACAAGGTAGCCGTATCGGAAGGTGCGGCTGGATCACCTCCTTTCTAGAGAATGACGAGACCGTCGAGTTGCTCAGGCAGCTCGGGAGAGTCGAGTCGAAAAATGCGAGTTCAGCGCGCCCACACTTATCGGCTGTAGACACACAACAGTGAGTGAGAAAACGCGTGAGCCTGGCGAGCTGGCCTTGCCGGTTGGCGCGATGCAGGAGCACGCAAGAAATGCGTGGGTCTGTAGCTCAGTCGGTTAGAGCACCGTCTTGATAAGGCGGGGGTCGCTGGTTCGAATCCAGCCAGACCCACCACGAGGGTCGTCAAGATCTTGGGGGATTAGCTCAGCTGGGAGAGCACCTGCTTTGCAAGCAGGGGGTCGTCGGTTCGATCCCGTCATCCTCCACCAATCACTTCACATGGGTGGCAAACCACAGCGTCCGAATGGGCACTGTGGTTTGCCAGTCTCGACATTCGTGTCGGCTGTTGTTCTTTAACAATTCGTAGAGTCGAATCAGCGTTGCTGGCGGAAAGCCGGCGCTCGTAAAGGGGCGACCGGCACCGTGCCGCCAGCGACATTTGATTGCGTCAACAAACTTCAACTCTGAAAAGAGAAGAAATTGAAGAACGGCGAACGCGTGATACTCAAATAAATGCTCAAGTTGTTGAGCATCTGTCCTTGACGACATCTGCGGATGTCAAAGTTATAGGGTCAAGTGACTAAGTGCATGTGGTGGATGCCTTGGCGATTACAGGCGACGAAGGACGTGATAGCCTGCGATAAGCTTCGGGGAGCTGGCAAATAAGCTTTGATCCGGAGATTTCCGAATGGGGAAACCCACCTCGTTTAGAGGTATCGCACACTGAATACATAGGTGTGCGAGGCGAACCGGGTGAACTGAAACATCTCAGTAGCTCGAGGAAAAGACATCAACCGAGATTCCGAAAGTAGTGGCGAGCGAAATCGGAGTAGCCCTCGTGTTTTAGCAGTTGGCATATCAGAACGGAATGGAAAGTCCGGCCATAGCGGGTGATAGCCCCGTATGAGAAATGTCGATTGTGGAACTAGGCACGAATAGAGTAGGGCGGGACACGTGAAATCCTGTCTGAATATGGGGGGACCATCCTCCAAGGCTAAATACTCGTAATCGACCGATAGTGAACAAGTACCGTGAGGGAAAGGCGAAAAGAACCCCGGGAGGGGAGTGAAATAGATCCTGAAACCGCA is from Mitsuaria sp. 7 and encodes:
- a CDS encoding tripartite tricarboxylate transporter TctB family protein, with amino-acid sequence MKIKSQRDFWSGLMFVVVGVAFAWGSAVNYSFGSSARPGPGYFPFGLGVLLAVLGGVVLFKALTIESEGGQPVGAFAWKPLVIVVGAIIVFGFALPRLGMIITLPLLITLSSFASDEFRWRDALLSSVVLTAGSYAIFIWGLNLVIPIWPTFLGG
- a CDS encoding tripartite tricarboxylate transporter permease; this encodes MDLINNLMMGFGTAFTPENLLYAFGGAVLGTLIGVLPGLGPVATIAMLLPSIYSLDATPALIMLAGIYYGAQYGGSTTAILINVPGESSSVVTAIDGYQMARQGRAGAALAAAGLGSFFAGCVGTVIIAAFAPPLTELAFKFGPAEYFSLMVLGLIGAVVLASGSLVKAISMILLGLLLGQVNTDVISGTPRFSFDVPELTDGINFVVIAMGIFGFGEIIANLGQPAEHREVFTKSVKGLWPTKQDFHDAWPAVVRGTALGSVLGVLPGGGALLASFAAYTLEKKISKHPEKFGKGAIQGVAGPESANNAGAQTSFIPMLTLGIPPNAVMALMVGAMTIKGIQPGPQVMTSNPELFWGLIASMWVGNLMLVILNLPLIGIWIKLLTVPYRFLFPAIVVFCCIGTYTLNNNNFDVYMTAAFAVIGYLFYKLSCEPAPLLLGFILGPMMEENLRRALLLSRGDWMTFMSRPLSAGLLIAAALMVIVVMLPSIKNKRQEAFQDAD